Within Deltaproteobacteria bacterium, the genomic segment CTTTGTCACGTCCACCCTGTCACAGTAATCATTTAGCCTGCATTGATTGCAATAGGGTGAAATGGGCGTGCACAGGTTCTGACCATAGGTAACGAGCAGATCGTTAATGGGAATCCAGTATTCATGAGGGAGCTTCTTTCTAAGAGCCATTTCTGTCGTATCGGGAGTTTTTGCTTTCACATACCCCCAGCGATTAGTGATGCGATGCACATGGATATCAACGCAAATGCCGGGCTTGTTGTAACCCAGTGTTACCACAAGGTTTGCCGTTTTGCGCCCTACCCCTTTGAACTTGATCAGTTCATCGATGCTATCGGGAACGATTGAATCGTAATCCTCAACCAGTGCTTTAGAAATATCAAATATTTGTTTAGCTTTTACATTATAAAAGCCTGCTGGATATATTAATTTTGCAATTTCTTCTTCCGAGAGATTAAGCATGTCCTTGGGATTAT encodes:
- a CDS encoding endonuclease III, with product MNNKDIHTIFDILNKEVKQWKTPAVTVVAKKRSPFQVLVSCIISLRTKDEVTGASSRRLYARADNPKDMLNLSEEEIAKLIYPAGFYNVKAKQIFDISKALVEDYDSIVPDSIDELIKFKGVGRKTANLVVTLGYNKPGICVDIHVHRITNRWGYVKAKTPDTTEMALRKKLPHEYWIPINDLLVTYGQNLCTPISPYCNQCRLNDYCDRVDVTKVR